One window of Phalacrocorax carbo chromosome 1, bPhaCar2.1, whole genome shotgun sequence genomic DNA carries:
- the RHOG gene encoding rho-related GTP-binding protein RhoG, translating into MQSIKCVVVGDGAVGKTCLLICYTTNAFPKEYIPTVFDNYSAQNTVDGRTINLNLWDTAGQEEYDRLRTLSYPQTNVFIICFSIASPPSYENVKHKWYPEVCHHCPSVPILLVGTKKDLRNNPETMKRLKEQNQAPITTQQGISLSKQIRAVKYLECSALNQEGIKDVFTEAVRAVLNPVPAKPKKPCVLL; encoded by the coding sequence ATGCAGAGCATCAAGTGCGTGGTGGTGGGCGACGGGGCAGTGGGGAAGACTTGCCTGCTCATTTGCTACACCACCAACGCCTTCCCCAAGGAGTACATCCCCACCGTCTTCGACAACTACAGCGCCCAGAACACGGTGGACGGAAGGACTATTAACTTAAACCTGTGGGACACGGCCGGCCAGGAGGAGTACGACCGCCTCCGGACGCTTTCCTACCCCCAGACCAACGTCTTCATCATCTGCTTCTCCATCGCCAGCCCGCCCTCCTATGAGAACGTCAAGCACAAGTGGTACCCGGAGGTGTGCCACCACTGCCCCAGCGTGCCCATCCTCCTCGTCGGCACCAAGAAGGATCTGAGAAACAACCCCGAGACCATGAAGCGGCTCAAGGAGCAGAACCAGGCGCCCATCACCACCCAGCAAGGCATCAGCCTCTCCAAGCAGATCCGCGCCGTCAAGTACCTGGAGTGCTCGGCGCTCAACCAGGAGGGCATCAAGGATGTCTTCACCGAGGCGGTGAGGGCCGTGCTCAACCCCGTCCCGGCCAAGCCCAAGAAGCCCTGTGTCCTCTTGTGA